One stretch of Chryseobacterium indologenes DNA includes these proteins:
- a CDS encoding carboxylesterase family protein, whose protein sequence is MKSQQKEIHVFNTRFGIITGLKGDGVIKAKSIRYAYSERFQRPVPAEYFISESKLKDKTPVCPQKLSPLVEKMIGATPVEEFEPEESTQYLSVTCPENIQENEKLPVVVWIHGGSHEIGCGDLPTADPAEWVKEQHIIIVTVSYRLGLFGFLGGDEKRPPNLGLMDMIEALKWIKINITDFGGDAENVTLLGQSSGGDAIAHLMISEGVDGLFHRVIIQSAPLGLRHKRQKMSAEFLKKTAHIKDEVDVYKMMDDYGKWVPSVIKYGLKAAMPFGTQYGFFPLCKEGESVEKWRENAKKYDVLIGLNNDETAFYLKTSEALNKYFGKGFGLKILDKTVEKTTDIIYGTPARQFAENYAKGGGNIYLFRIHSKLKENPIGAPHCIDLPLIFGNESAWKSSELLKDIPWERIQRHGRKLRALWAEFARTGKIADSSERPEILELRKIEV, encoded by the coding sequence ATGAAATCACAGCAGAAAGAAATTCATGTATTTAATACCCGTTTTGGGATTATTACAGGCTTGAAAGGAGATGGAGTAATAAAGGCTAAAAGTATTCGTTATGCCTATTCTGAGAGGTTTCAAAGACCTGTTCCGGCTGAATATTTTATCTCTGAAAGTAAACTTAAGGACAAAACTCCGGTTTGTCCGCAGAAACTCAGTCCGCTTGTGGAAAAAATGATTGGGGCCACCCCTGTTGAAGAATTTGAACCTGAAGAATCTACCCAATATCTTTCCGTGACCTGTCCTGAAAATATCCAGGAAAATGAAAAACTTCCTGTCGTTGTCTGGATTCACGGTGGTTCCCATGAGATTGGCTGTGGTGATCTGCCAACTGCTGATCCTGCGGAATGGGTAAAAGAACAACACATCATTATTGTTACGGTTTCTTACCGCCTGGGACTTTTCGGTTTTTTAGGAGGTGATGAAAAACGACCTCCTAATTTAGGTCTGATGGATATGATTGAAGCATTGAAATGGATCAAAATTAATATTACAGACTTTGGTGGAGATGCAGAAAATGTTACCCTGCTGGGTCAGTCTTCTGGAGGAGATGCTATTGCTCATTTGATGATATCAGAAGGAGTAGATGGTTTATTTCATAGAGTCATCATTCAGAGTGCTCCCTTAGGATTACGTCATAAAAGACAAAAGATGTCTGCGGAATTTTTAAAAAAAACGGCGCACATTAAAGATGAAGTGGATGTTTATAAGATGATGGATGATTATGGTAAATGGGTACCATCTGTCATAAAATACGGTTTGAAAGCAGCAATGCCCTTTGGTACTCAGTATGGCTTTTTTCCTTTATGCAAAGAAGGAGAATCTGTTGAAAAGTGGCGTGAAAATGCTAAAAAGTACGATGTCCTGATTGGCTTGAATAATGATGAAACTGCATTTTATCTTAAAACTTCGGAAGCTTTAAATAAATACTTTGGAAAAGGTTTTGGACTAAAGATTTTAGATAAAACCGTTGAAAAAACAACAGACATTATCTATGGAACTCCAGCCAGACAATTTGCAGAAAACTATGCAAAAGGAGGCGGAAATATCTATCTGTTTAGGATACATTCCAAATTAAAAGAGAATCCTATTGGTGCTCCTCATTGCATTGATCTTCCTCTGATTTTCGGTAATGAATCTGCCTGGAAATCTTCAGAACTGCTAAAAGATATTCCCTGGGAGCGTATTCAAAGACATGGAAGAAAATTAAGGGCACTTTGGGCAGAGTTTGCAAGGACCGGAAAAATAGCAGATTCATCAGAACGACCTGAAATTCTGGAGCTCAGAAAAATTGAGGTTTAG
- a CDS encoding NAD(P)H-binding protein, producing the protein MKIIITGSLGNVAKPLTKQLVEQGHDITVISSNEERKQDIESLGAKPAIGSITDADFLTQTFNGADAVFVMTPPAISAENIVQNTVNAGKNYAKALKNAGVKRAVMLSSVGAASPVENGPIKGLHQIEKLYHEVENTSFTFLRAGYFYTNFFNDIPLIKNAGIIGGNYPENTEIPVVHPTDIALAAAEELVKNETGKNIRYIVSDSRKASDFAKILGASIEKPTLPWVEFSDEDSLNGMLQAGLPQDMAELYVEMGLGMKTGTVQKDFIEHNSPVTGNIKLEDFAKEFASKF; encoded by the coding sequence ATGAAAATTATCATCACAGGATCACTAGGAAACGTGGCTAAACCATTAACAAAGCAATTGGTAGAACAAGGACATGACATCACCGTTATAAGCAGCAATGAAGAAAGAAAACAAGACATTGAATCTTTAGGAGCAAAACCCGCGATCGGATCTATTACAGATGCTGATTTTTTAACCCAGACATTTAACGGGGCTGATGCTGTATTTGTAATGACACCTCCTGCTATCAGTGCCGAAAATATTGTTCAAAATACAGTCAATGCCGGAAAGAACTATGCAAAAGCGTTAAAAAATGCCGGAGTCAAAAGAGCTGTAATGCTAAGCAGTGTGGGCGCCGCATCTCCTGTAGAAAACGGACCTATCAAAGGGCTTCATCAGATTGAAAAGCTTTACCATGAAGTTGAAAACACCTCATTTACTTTCTTAAGAGCAGGTTATTTTTACACTAATTTCTTCAATGATATTCCATTGATTAAAAATGCAGGCATAATTGGTGGTAATTATCCTGAAAACACAGAAATTCCCGTAGTACATCCAACAGACATTGCCCTGGCTGCTGCTGAGGAACTGGTAAAAAATGAGACTGGCAAAAATATCAGATATATTGTAAGCGACTCCCGAAAAGCTTCTGATTTTGCTAAAATATTAGGAGCTTCCATTGAAAAACCTACTCTTCCTTGGGTAGAATTCTCAGATGAAGATTCTTTAAACGGAATGCTACAGGCTGGTTTACCACAAGACATGGCTGAACTCTATGTTGAAATGGGGTTGGGAATGAAAACAGGAACTGTACAAAAGGATTTCATTGAACACAACTCTCCTGTTACCGGAAATATTAAATTGGAAGATTTTGCTAAAGAGTTCGCTTCTAAATTTTAA
- a CDS encoding winged helix-turn-helix transcriptional regulator: MTAIKESSTIQENKRTVQDCPVMYVMERIGGFWKPIILFNLSTGEKRYSELKKAIPAVTEKMLIQHLKQLEADGLVIRTAKPVVPPHVTYKLSDAGNELAPVIDAMAAWAFQDMERNDNQCTQGNKYMIDKNQHGFGKNLKK, encoded by the coding sequence ATGACAGCAATCAAAGAAAGCTCAACAATTCAGGAAAATAAAAGAACTGTACAGGATTGTCCCGTAATGTACGTTATGGAAAGAATTGGCGGATTCTGGAAACCCATTATCCTATTTAACCTTTCTACAGGAGAAAAAAGATACAGTGAATTGAAGAAAGCAATTCCTGCTGTAACAGAAAAAATGTTGATTCAGCATCTGAAACAACTGGAAGCAGATGGACTTGTTATAAGAACAGCTAAGCCTGTAGTACCGCCTCATGTGACTTATAAATTAAGTGATGCCGGCAATGAATTGGCCCCTGTGATAGATGCAATGGCGGCGTGGGCTTTTCAGGATATGGAAAGAAATGACAATCAATGCACTCAAGGAAACAAATATATGATTGATAAAAATCAGCATGGCTTTGGTAAAAACCTAAAAAAATAA
- a CDS encoding helix-turn-helix domain-containing protein, producing MENQEVEIYNTVSEYNKMANHETLHPLVSVIDFSQSDPICQYRRSFGFYTVFLKDVMCGDMQYGKHSYDYQEGTLVFIAPGQTYGIYNKGKHVQPAGFALIFHPDLLKGTNLGKNIKDYNFFSYDVHEALHLSEKEREIILDCFKNIKHELEQSIDKHSKSLIVNNIELFLNYCMRFYDRQFITRDHINQGVIGKFENLVDDYLKSDHPKNIGFPMVNYFAEKLNLSANYFGDLIKKELGISPQEFIHNKLIDIAKEQILNQEKSISEISYDLGFKYPQHFTRLFKTKVGVSPSEYKILN from the coding sequence ATGGAAAATCAGGAGGTTGAGATCTATAATACAGTTTCTGAATATAATAAAATGGCGAATCATGAAACACTGCATCCCCTGGTAAGCGTGATTGATTTTTCCCAATCAGATCCCATTTGTCAGTACAGAAGAAGCTTTGGCTTTTATACCGTTTTTCTGAAAGATGTGATGTGTGGAGATATGCAGTATGGAAAACATAGTTATGACTATCAGGAAGGAACATTGGTGTTCATTGCGCCGGGACAGACCTATGGGATTTACAATAAAGGAAAACATGTTCAGCCGGCAGGATTTGCTTTGATTTTCCATCCTGACCTTCTAAAAGGAACTAATCTTGGGAAAAATATAAAAGATTATAATTTCTTTTCCTATGATGTACATGAAGCATTACACCTTTCGGAAAAAGAAAGGGAGATTATCCTGGATTGTTTTAAAAATATAAAGCATGAGCTAGAACAGTCAATTGATAAACACAGTAAGTCATTAATTGTAAATAATATTGAACTGTTTCTCAATTACTGTATGCGTTTTTATGACCGTCAGTTCATTACCAGAGATCATATTAACCAAGGCGTTATCGGGAAATTTGAGAATCTTGTTGATGATTATTTAAAATCTGACCATCCTAAAAACATAGGTTTTCCTATGGTGAATTACTTTGCCGAAAAACTAAACCTTTCAGCCAATTATTTTGGAGACCTTATCAAGAAAGAATTAGGAATTTCCCCACAGGAATTTATTCACAATAAACTGATAGATATTGCCAAAGAGCAGATTCTGAATCAGGAAAAATCAATCAGTGAAATTTCATACGATCTGGGTTTTAAATATCCACAACATTTTACAAGATTATTCAAAACTAAAGTCGGAGTTTCTCCAAGTGAATATAAAATCCTGAATTGA
- a CDS encoding NAD(P)-dependent alcohol dehydrogenase produces the protein MSTFTVKAYGAESTTADLKEMNIERREVTSKDVEIEILYCGVCHSDLHTARNDWGGTIYPAVPGHEIVGRITKVGSEVSKFKVGDLAGVGCIVDSCGHCNSCQHDLEQYCENGFTGTYNGQDKHSGGHTFGGYSQKVVVDSHHVLKVPENLDLAAVAPLLCAGITTWSPLRHWNVGPNSKVAVVGLGGLGHMAIKLAKGLGAEVTLFSRTPGKTEDAKQLGADHVIISTDEEQMKSVKGKFDVIIDTVPYVHDVNPYVTTLNISGTHVLVGYLGGLEPILNTVPMILGRKSVAGSVIGGIAETQELLDFCGEHNIVSEIEMIKMQDINEAYDRMLKSDVRYRFVIDMKSL, from the coding sequence ATGAGCACATTTACAGTAAAGGCTTATGGGGCAGAGTCCACCACAGCAGATCTGAAAGAAATGAATATTGAAAGAAGAGAGGTTACTTCCAAAGATGTAGAAATTGAAATTCTATACTGCGGAGTATGCCATTCTGACCTTCATACGGCAAGAAACGACTGGGGTGGCACCATCTACCCTGCTGTTCCCGGACATGAGATTGTAGGTAGAATTACAAAAGTGGGAAGTGAGGTTTCCAAATTTAAAGTAGGTGATCTTGCAGGAGTAGGATGTATTGTAGATTCCTGCGGACATTGCAATAGCTGCCAGCATGATCTTGAACAATATTGTGAGAATGGTTTCACCGGAACTTATAATGGTCAGGATAAACATTCAGGAGGTCATACTTTTGGTGGATATTCTCAAAAAGTTGTAGTAGATTCTCATCACGTACTGAAAGTACCTGAAAACCTTGACCTTGCTGCTGTAGCTCCCCTTCTTTGTGCAGGAATTACAACATGGTCCCCTTTAAGACACTGGAATGTAGGTCCGAATTCTAAAGTAGCTGTTGTAGGGTTAGGAGGATTGGGACACATGGCGATTAAGCTTGCAAAAGGCTTAGGTGCTGAAGTGACTTTATTTTCAAGAACTCCCGGAAAAACTGAAGATGCGAAGCAGCTTGGTGCCGATCATGTGATCATTTCTACAGATGAAGAACAAATGAAATCAGTGAAAGGAAAATTTGATGTGATCATTGATACAGTTCCTTATGTACATGATGTAAACCCTTATGTGACCACTTTAAACATCAGCGGAACTCATGTTCTGGTAGGATATTTAGGAGGCCTGGAACCTATTTTAAACACAGTTCCTATGATTTTGGGAAGAAAATCAGTAGCAGGATCAGTAATAGGTGGTATTGCCGAGACACAGGAATTACTGGATTTCTGTGGAGAACACAATATTGTTTCAGAAATTGAGATGATTAAAATGCAGGACATCAATGAGGCGTATGACAGAATGTTGAAAAGCGATGTGAGATATCGTTTCGTGATTGATATGAAGTCTTTATAA